The following are encoded in a window of Fusarium verticillioides 7600 chromosome 6, whole genome shotgun sequence genomic DNA:
- a CDS encoding cystathionine beta-lyase, with protein MTSNNFVLTAEAHSQALPNFHFSTQAVHADDFVSPHRAIAPAMHSAVNYRYARNPDDLVEMENDDPNAPFDSHVYSRYTAPNYSRLEIVLKTLFKNPVVSYSCGVAAFHSMLIAINPKKIFISDGYHGVHAVIELMTKLNGLKKLSLDDLDQAGPGDMIHIETPLNPTGEARNLAFFSQKAKEAGALLTVDATLAPPPLQDPIQFGADLVMHSGTKYIGGHSDMLCGIVIVSPQQVKSGLEQTLRDERMVLGNVMGSLEGWLGIRSLRTLHLRVMRQSQTAEALVSWLNAGLSDSSSVIGRIVHKIAHSSIQQNAEWLKGQMPGGHSPVFSLWLKNPEHAKRLPSKLFIFQHATSLGGVESLCEWRAMSSRGEDQRMLRISTGVEDLEDLKGDLMQAFEALLSEFP; from the exons ATGACATCCAACAACTTCGTCCTCACGGCAGAGGCTCACTCCCAGGCCCTACCCAActtccatttctcaacaCAAGCCGTTCACGCAGATGATTTTGTCAGTCCTCACCGGGCCATCGCCCCGGCTATGCACTCAGCTGTGAATTACCGCTATGCCCGCAATCCCGATGATCTCGTTGAGATGGAAAACGACGAT CCAAATGCTCCATTCGATTCACACGTTTACTCTCGCTACACAGCCCCCAACTACAGCAGACTAGAAATCGTCCTCAAGAccctcttcaagaacccCGTTGTATCATACTCCTGCGGCGTCGCAGCGTTTCACTCAATGTTAATCgccatcaaccccaagaaaATCTTTATCTCTGATGGCTATCATGGTGTTCATGCTGTAATCGAGCTCATGACTAAACTCAACggtttgaagaagctttcgcttgatgatcttgatcaagcgGGGCCTGGGGATATGATCCATATCGAAACACCACTGAACCCTACGGGCGAAGCGAGAAATCTTGCGTTCTTTAGTCAGAAGGCTAAAGAGGCGGGGGCGTTGCTTACCGTTGATGCTACGCTtgcgccgccgccgctgcaGGATCCGATTCAGTTTGGGGCGGATTTGGTCATGCATAGTGGGACGAAGTATATCGGTGGACACTCTGATATGCTCTGTGGTATTGTCATCGTTTCTCCGCAGCAGGTTAAATCCGGGCTGGAGCAGACATTGAGGGATGAACGAATGGTGTTAGGAAATGTCATGGGAAGTTTGGAAGGTTGGTTGGGCATCCGATCACTACGAACTCTTCACCTACGAGTGATGCGTCAGTCCCAAACCGCCGAGGCACTCGTATCATGGCTCAACGCCGGTCTTTCAGACTCATCATCCGTCATCGGGCGTATAGTCCACAAGATCGCacattcatccatccaacAAAACGCAGAGTGGCTGAAGGGACAAATGCCGGGTGGTCACAGCCCCGTGTTCAGTCTATGGCTGAAGAACCCAGAGCATGCGAAGCGGTTACCAAGTAAGCTGTTTATCTTTCAGCATGCAACGAGTTtaggtggtgttgagagtTTGTGCGAGTGGCGTGCTATGTCGAGCCGTGGGGAGGATcagaggatgttgaggattAGTACTGGCGTGGAGGActtggaggatctgaagGGGGATTTGATGCAGGCTTTTGAGGCTTTGTTGTCAGAGTTCCCATGA
- a CDS encoding actin-like protein arp-6, translating into MSHHQTPTMAGPRKPKPAPPKGPSTTLVLDNGASTIKAGLVHSSTIPSEPRIIPNVIARDRTRKVYVASELEKCRDFGEIQFRRPVEKGFIVNWEAQKEIWDREIFEREQFEPKDARLILAEPPNGLPILQANCDQIVFEEYGFESYYRGIGSTFNAYHDVQNIFRTPQEAPTVANTPAEAVMVIDSGYSHTTITPVLRGQPLQSAIKRLDVGGKVLTNYLTRLISLRHFDMRNDTHIVNEMKELSCYVSADFKADLEKSWKGTRGERRPDYLSGGGIAKDYILPDFHTRFKGTLVDYDPARHSKARKLAAQSEEDALTLRNERFTVPEILFNPSDAGIRQPGLADLVYDSLQELPIGLWPALLANIIVVGGNTHFDGFIQRLQKEVVQRVPDDCIVRVARPADPVTHTWFGGANLACHVDIERLAVTKAEYEEHGASWVAKKFAAGLGT; encoded by the exons atgtctcatcaccaaactcccACCATGGCCGGGCCACGCAAACCCAAACCCGCGCCCCCAAAAGgcccatcaacaaccctcGTCCTCGACAACGGCGCCTCCACCATAAAAGCCGGCCTCGTCCACTCCTCCACGATCCCCTCCGAGCCCCGAATCATCCCCAACGTGATCGCCCGCGACCGCACGCGCAAAGTCTACGTCGCATCCGAGCTAGAAAAGTGTCGCGACTTTGGCGAGATACAGTTCCGAAGACCTGTGGAGAAGGGGTTTATTGTAAATTGGGAGGCGCAGAAGGAGATTTGGGATAGGGAGATTTTTGAGAGAGAGCAGTTTGAGCCTAAGGATGCGAGGCTGATACTCGCTGAGCCGCCGAATGGGCTGCCGATTCTACAGGCGAATTGTGATCAGATTGTTTTTGAGGAGTATGGGTTTGAGAGTTATTATCGGGGGATAG GGTCGACGTTTAACGCGTATCACGATGTGCAGAATATCTTTCGAACGCCACAAGAGGCTCCTACGGTCGCTAATACCCCCGCCGAAGCTGTCATGGTCATTGACTCTGGATACTCGCATACAACCATTACACCAGTACTTCGCGGCCAACCGTTACAATCCGCGATCAAACGACTAGATGTCGGCGGCAAAGTCTTGACGAACTACCTCACACGATTGATCTCACTACGGCATTTCGACATGCGTAACGATACACACATTGTCAACGAGATGAAGGAACTATCATGCTATGTCTCCGCCGACTTCAAAGCCGATCTCGAAAAGTCATGGAAGGGAACGAGAGGCGAACGTCGACCAGATTATCTGTCCGGCGGCGGTATCGCCAAGGATTACATCCTCCCCGATTTCCACACGCGCTTCAAAGGAACTCTCGTCGACTACGATCCCGCACGCCACTCCAAAGCCCGAAAACTAGCAGCCCAATCCGAAGAAGACGCCCTGACCCTACGCAACGAGCGCTTCACCGTCCCCGAGATCCTGTTCAACCCCTCCGACGCCGGTATCCGGCAGCCCGGTCTCGCAGACCTCGTGTACGACTCTCTACAAGAACTGCCCATAGGACTCTGGCCAGCGTTGCTAGCGAATATTATCGTCGTTGGTGGGAACACGCATTTTGATGGGTTTATTCAGAGGCTGCAGAAGGAGGTTGTGCAGCGGGTGCCGGATGATTGTATCGTTAGGGTTGCGAGGCCGGCGGATCCGGTGACGCATACTTGGTTTGGGGGTGCGAATCTGGCGTGTCATGTGGATATTGAGAGGTTGGCTGTTACGAAGGCGGAGTATGAGGAGCATGGTGCTTCGTGGGTTGCGAAGAAGTTTGCCGCTGGGTTGGGGACGTGA